Below is a genomic region from Escherichia ruysiae.
GCTGCTTGCCAGCCAGTTGAATAATCTGATGCCGATAATCGGCGTCCTGCTTGATGGCGCGGCGCTGCCGGTCGCTATCGAACCTTTACAGGTCATTATTATTGCGCTGGTGGCGATGGCTATCGCGCTGCTTTCTACGCTTTACCCTTCCTGGCGCGCTGCCGCCACTCAACCCGCTGAGGCTTTACGTTATGAATAAGATCCTGTTGCAATGCGACAACCTGTGCAAACGCTATCAGGAAGGCAGTGTGCAAACCGACGTGCTGCACAATGTCAGTTTCAGCGTGGGCGAAGGTGAAATGATGGCGATCGTCGGTAGCTCTGGTTCCGGTAAAAGTACCTTGCTGCACCTGCTGGGCGGGCTGGATACGCCAACTTCCGGCGATGTGATTTTTAACGGTCAGCCGATGAGCAAACTGTCGTCGGCGGCAAAAGCAGAACTGCGCAACCAGAAGCTGGGCTTTATTTATCAGTTTCACCACCTGCTACCGGATTTTACCGCCCTGGAAAACGTAGCTATGCCGCTGCTGATTGGCAAGAAAAAGCCCGCTGAAATCAACAGTCGAGCGTTGGAAATGTTAAAAGCGGTGGGGCTGGAGCATCGCGCGAATCACCGTCCATCCGAACTTTCCGGCGGCGAACGTCAGCGTGTGGCGATTGCCCGTGCGCTGGTCAATAACCCGCGTCTGGTACTGGCAGATGAACCTACCGGTAACCTTGACGCACGTAACGCCGACAGCATCTTCCAGTTGCTTGGGGAGTTGAATCGCTTGCAGGGTACCGCCTTCCTGGTGGTTACTCACGATCTGCAACTGGCGAAACGTATGAGCCGCCAGTTAGAAATGCGTGATGGTCGTCTGACGGCGGAACTGAGCCTGATGGGGGCGGAGTAATGGCGATGCCTTTATCGTTATTAATTGGTCTGCGTTTTAGTCGCGGACGGCGGCGTGGCGGCATGGTGTCGCTGATCTCCGTCATTTCTACCATTGGCATTGCACTTGGCGTGGCGG
It encodes:
- the lolD gene encoding lipoprotein-releasing ABC transporter ATP-binding protein LolD, giving the protein MNKILLQCDNLCKRYQEGSVQTDVLHNVSFSVGEGEMMAIVGSSGSGKSTLLHLLGGLDTPTSGDVIFNGQPMSKLSSAAKAELRNQKLGFIYQFHHLLPDFTALENVAMPLLIGKKKPAEINSRALEMLKAVGLEHRANHRPSELSGGERQRVAIARALVNNPRLVLADEPTGNLDARNADSIFQLLGELNRLQGTAFLVVTHDLQLAKRMSRQLEMRDGRLTAELSLMGAE